The nucleotide window GATACATAGCCCTCATCTGTTGATGGAATAAATTCAGTGCCTGTACGGTAAAGCATAAAGCCTGTTACCGCAAATAAAATAGCTGTCGTAATTAAAACAAGGGCGCGATGATGCAATCCCCAGCGAATCATTTTGTCATATGCTTGATAAAATTTTGACTCTTTGCGTCGTTGTGCTAAATTGGTCATTTTTGGCTTTAATAAATAGCTTGCAAGCATTGGAACAACCGTTAATGCAACAACAAGTGAGGCGAATAAACTAAATGCAATCGTTAAGGCGAACTCCGTAAAAATTCGTCCGATTAAGCCTGTAATAAAAACAACTGGTAAAAATACAGCAACTGTCGTTAATGTAGATGCAATAATGGCAAGGCTGACTTCCTTTGTACCATTTAAGGCTGCCTCTTTTGGTGATTTACCAAGCGCCATATGACGCTCAATATTTTCGATAACAACAATGGCATTATCGACGAGCATCCCAATACCTAATGCAAGCGCACCAAGCGTCATAATATTTAAGGAAAAATCGGCAAAATAAATAAGCACAAATGTCACAATCACCGAGTAAGGAATCGCAATCCCAACAATTAAAGGACTAATAAAGCTACGTAAAAAAACAAAGAGGACAAGCATTGCAAAAAGACCACCAAATAGCAAAGAAGAAGTAATATTATCAATGGCTAAGCGCACATAATCGCCTTGGTCAAACAATACATGTGCTGTCACATCTACGTACTGTGGCTGAGCTAACAGTTTTGCTAATGCTTCTTGAAAAGCATCTGATACTTGTGCGGTATTAGCATCCGATTGTTGTAAAACTGAGATTAATAGTGCAGGATAATCATTTGCCCGTGTAATCGTTGCTTGTGGCTGCTCGGCACGCTCTACAGCAGCAATATCTCGCAACAGCAGCGATTCTCCCGTCAATGGATTAACCGAAATAATCAGCTCTGCAATTTGTTCAGGAGATGTAAAGAGACTCACAATGCGTGTCGTTAATTGCTGCCCTTCTATTGACACCGTCTCCCCTGGCAAGGAAATATTATTTGCCTGTACAAGCTGCATAATATCTGTTTGCGTTAAACCTTTCTCTTGTAATTTGTCCGCATCTAACACTATGCGAATTTCCTCAACAATTTTCCCAGAAACGTTCACGCTTGCGACTCCCTCTGTTCGCTTTAGCTCCTGCTCTAACGATTCAGCCAACTGTCGTATGTCTACATTAGCGCTTTCCGCCTGTAAGCCTAGTTGAATAATTGGAAATTGCGATGGATCAAATTTCATAAATGATGGCTTCCCTACTCCCTCAGGTAACGAAACCATATCTAAACGCTGCATAATCTCTGTTTGCATCACATTCATATCTGTCGTCCAGCTAAATTCTACAATCGTTAAATTAGCACCTTCCTGTGCGGTAGACTGCAATCGTTTAATGCCAGGCAATGTAGCCAAGCTACTTTCCAAAGGCTTCGTCACTTTTTCATTGACTTCAAGCGGGCTTGCCCCTGGATAGCTCGTCACCACAACGCCAATCGGTGGATTTAAATTCGGAATAAGTGTCACCGGTATTTTAAAAAGTGAGACTGCCCCTAAAATAAGGACGAGTGCCATCGTCACAATTGTAAAAACAGGGCGCCTCACAAAAAATTCAGTTACTTTCATTTTATATACTCCTTCATCTTCATTACTCTAGCTTCACCTTCTTTATTCGACATTATGCACATCATTACCTGTTGAAGAGCCAAAGAAAGAGGCTGGGACAAAACCCATCCCCAAATTCAAAAGCCGGTGAAATTTTACAATCAGTAAAATTTCACCGGCTTTCATTTTTGGATTAAAAATAAGGATCTCTTCTGATAAAATTAAGTTACCACACAAAATCAATCTAGAAAGAAGGATCCTTATGTTTAAAGATTATAACATGAATCAATTAGTTTTACCGCTGGATGTTGAAATAAAATTACAAGAACACGATATCGCCTTCTCTATTCATCAATTAGTGGAAAGTATCCCCACAGAAGCTTTCGCTCCTTTTCTGCAACAAACCGGCTGTCCAGCCTATCACCCACGTATGATGCTCAAGCTCATTTTATGTGGCTATACCCAATCAGCGTTCTCTGGTCGCCGAATTGAAGACCTGACGAAAGATAGCCTTCGTATGATGTGGCTTGCGCAAGGCTATCAACCAAGTTACCGTACCATCAATCGTTTCCGTGTTCACCCATTGACAAAGGAATTGCTTCGTCAATGTTTCGTGCAATTCCGTTGTCAACTGGTGAAGGAGGACCTGATTGCGCAAGAAGCCATTTTTATTGACGGCACGAAAATCGAAGCAAATGCGAACAAATTCACCTTTGTGTGGAAACGTTCGATTGAAAAATATGAAGCGAGTTTGGTGGAAAAATCAAACCAGCTGTATGAGGAATTACTGCACCAACAAATTATACCAGCCATCGAACAAGAAGTGGAAACGCAGCTGTCCATCACTGAATTAAAGCAGGTGGCAGAAAAATTAGAAGAAGTCGTAGCCGACTATACAGAAAGAATCGAGCAATCCGAAAAGGCACAAGAGCGAAAGCAGCTACGAAGTGAACGAAAAACACCGAAACAACAATGGAAGCAAGTAAACGAGTGGATCACCCGCAAACAGAAATATGAACGAGATTTTGCGATTTTCGGCAAACGGAATAGCTATGCCAAAACAGACCCTGATGCAACTTTTATGCGCATGAAGGATGACTACATGCAAAATGGCCAATTAAAAGCGGGCTACAATTTACAAATTGCGACAGAGGGACAGTACACATTGGCTTATGGCATTTATGCGAATCCAACGGATACGAAAACGTTGATTCCCTTCTTGGATGAAATCGAGAGACGCTATTTTCAATTGCCACAACATATCGTAGCCGATGCCGGCTATGGTAGTGAGCCAAACTATGAAGATGTACGAAACAACCGAAAGTGTGAACCTGTGATTCCCTATACGCATTATCGAAAAGAGCAAAGCAAAAAATACCAACAAGACCCCTTCCGAACAAGTAACTGGATGTATGATGAAGAGTTGGATACCTATATCTGTCCATACCAGCAAAAAGTAACGTTCCGCTATGAGTCAACACAAGAAGACAAAGAAGGATTCCAACGAACGTTTCGTATCTATGAATGCGAAGACTGTACCGGTTGTCCATTTCGAGAGAAATGTACGAAAGCCCAAGAAGGCAAGTCACGGAAAATCAAGGTAAATGAAAACTGGGAACAACAAAAAGCATATGTACGTACAAAGCTTTCAGAAGCCAAAGCAGGAACTCTCTACCGTCAACGAAAAGTAGATGTAGAACCAGTTTTTGGCTGTCTGAAGGCTAATTTAGGTTTTACTCGCTTTTCGGTTCGTGGTCAATCGAAGGTGGAAAACGAAATCGGCTTCGCTTTGATGGCCGTGAATCTACGAAAGTATAGGTGGAAGAGGAAATCTTCTTCCAGTTCTTCCTTTCACACATCAAAAAATCGAAATCACCTGATGCGATTTCGATTTTTTGTATGGACTAGAACTATTTATGTCCCAGCCTCTACAGTATTATAATAAGCTATATAATTTAATATTTTCGTTCTTCTCTGAGAACCAGCGCATTGCGAATTCATTTTCGAATAAAAACACTAAGTTATCGAAGCGATCCTTCACTAGCATTGAACGTGCAGAGGACATCGATTCCTTCACATCGTCCTCATTTTCAATCCAACGGGCGATTTTGCTGCCAACTGGCTCCATTTTGACTTCCACATTGTATTCATTTTTCATGCGATGCTCGAATACTTCAAATTGTAATTGACCTACAGCACCTAGCAATACTTCTTCAGTGTGTAGCGTTTTATAATATTGAATTGCGCCTTCCTGTACAAGCTGTAAAATCCCTTTATGGAATTGCTTGGATTTCATAACATTTTTGGCGCTAACACGCATAAATAACTCCGGTGTAAATTGCGGTAATTTTTCAAATTGGAATGTTTTTTTACCACCAACAACCGTATCA belongs to Lysinibacillus louembei and includes:
- a CDS encoding efflux RND transporter permease subunit translates to MKVTEFFVRRPVFTIVTMALVLILGAVSLFKIPVTLIPNLNPPIGVVVTSYPGASPLEVNEKVTKPLESSLATLPGIKRLQSTAQEGANLTIVEFSWTTDMNVMQTEIMQRLDMVSLPEGVGKPSFMKFDPSQFPIIQLGLQAESANVDIRQLAESLEQELKRTEGVASVNVSGKIVEEIRIVLDADKLQEKGLTQTDIMQLVQANNISLPGETVSIEGQQLTTRIVSLFTSPEQIAELIISVNPLTGESLLLRDIAAVERAEQPQATITRANDYPALLISVLQQSDANTAQVSDAFQEALAKLLAQPQYVDVTAHVLFDQGDYVRLAIDNITSSLLFGGLFAMLVLFVFLRSFISPLIVGIAIPYSVIVTFVLIYFADFSLNIMTLGALALGIGMLVDNAIVVIENIERHMALGKSPKEAALNGTKEVSLAIIASTLTTVAVFLPVVFITGLIGRIFTEFALTIAFSLFASLVVALTVVPMLASYLLKPKMTNLAQRRKESKFYQAYDKMIRWGLHHRALVLITTAILFAVTGFMLYRTGTEFIPSTDEGYVSLQVQLKAGSSIDATEQVVADIEDYIQPFQEVDVVVSVIGGNQQSMSRGTSRTNEAELYIKLVPVAERNKSIFELVETMEQDLAEIVEERAEIEFSLTSSSGSTPNTLTFRVTDSNETQLQEAVFAIQQAVEEIDTVSEVTTDLDSTVEEIHIEVKQQAAKDYGMLPAQIAQTVGSMTRSLYTTQIIAEDGVVLPVMTSFGDTFNKSIEALKSMKLRTPAGLFVALEDVATIELAQRPTAIRRSDQASAVAFFVQYATKESLSGISAKVDKAIAEVQLKDTTRVIFSGDRELFDSAKNDMILAICLALVLVYIVMAAQFESFKYPFIMLFSVPLMVIGVALALFITNTLLSITAIIGILVLVGIVVNNGIVLVDYMNQQKEQGKSSAEAILIACQDRLRPILMTALTTMLGLIPLALGIGEGTELNQPMAIVVIGGLFASTVLTLFIVPIIYSLMDKETRHLKKWVAKS
- a CDS encoding IS1182 family transposase, producing MFKDYNMNQLVLPLDVEIKLQEHDIAFSIHQLVESIPTEAFAPFLQQTGCPAYHPRMMLKLILCGYTQSAFSGRRIEDLTKDSLRMMWLAQGYQPSYRTINRFRVHPLTKELLRQCFVQFRCQLVKEDLIAQEAIFIDGTKIEANANKFTFVWKRSIEKYEASLVEKSNQLYEELLHQQIIPAIEQEVETQLSITELKQVAEKLEEVVADYTERIEQSEKAQERKQLRSERKTPKQQWKQVNEWITRKQKYERDFAIFGKRNSYAKTDPDATFMRMKDDYMQNGQLKAGYNLQIATEGQYTLAYGIYANPTDTKTLIPFLDEIERRYFQLPQHIVADAGYGSEPNYEDVRNNRKCEPVIPYTHYRKEQSKKYQQDPFRTSNWMYDEELDTYICPYQQKVTFRYESTQEDKEGFQRTFRIYECEDCTGCPFREKCTKAQEGKSRKIKVNENWEQQKAYVRTKLSEAKAGTLYRQRKVDVEPVFGCLKANLGFTRFSVRGQSKVENEIGFALMAVNLRKYRWKRKSSSSSSFHTSKNRNHLMRFRFFVWTRTIYVPASTVL